TCTTCGTGCGCAGCGATTGAGCATCGCCTGCGGCGAAGTCGCTCATGAACTGAAGGATCGCCTTGACCTCCTCCTCGCTGCACTCCATCGGCTTGGCGTTCTGGAGGCTGACCTTCGGGTCGAGCGTGAGATACTCGGCGACGGCGTTCGGGTCGACCGTCGTCGGGCCGCGCGGCGGTGGCGGAGGCGGCGGCGGAGGCGGCTCTTCTTTCTTGCAGCCCGTCACGAATGCAGCCATCGGCAGCGCGACGGCGCAAAGTGCGAGCAGCGACAGCGATTTACGAACCAGGCTGGTCATGGTTCACCACCTTCACTTCGCGGTTGATTCGCCTCATCAGCCCCGTCAGCACCTTGCCCGGAGCCAGTTCATGATAGCGACCCGAGACGTGGTTCCCAAGCCACTGGCAGGACTGGCTCCAGCGCACCGGCGAGGTGATCTGCTCCACGAGGCGGCGGCGGATGGAATCGGCGTCGCTGCCGTGCGGCTGAGCGGTCACGTTGGATACGACGGTGAATCCCGGGGCGTCAAACGGCACCGCCGCCAGAGCCTCTGCCATGCGCCCGGCCGCCGGCGCCATGAGGGCCGAATGGAACGCGCCGGCGACGGCCAGCGGCGTGGCGCGAAGCCCCATCTCACCGGCAGCGTCGAGCGCATCTTTACAGGCGTCGGCATCACCCGAAAGCACGATCTGTCCCGGCGCGTTGAAATTGGCGGGCACGAGCACGCGGCCGCGCGCCACCCGCTCGCACAACTCGTGCGCCTGGGCGTCGTCGGCGCCGATGAGAGCGACCATCGAGCCGCTGCTCGCTTCTGCGGCATCCTGCATGAACCGGCCGCGCTGCGCCACGAGGCGCAGGCCATCTTCGAACGAGAAGACGCCCGCGAGGTGCAGCGCGGTGTATTCGCCGAGACTCAATCCCGCGCAGGCCGCGATGCCGGACGCATCAAGTTCGGCGCCGGCCGCGCGAAAGCAGGCGACGGATGTGACGTAGATGGCCGGCTGGCTGACGTCAGTCTGATTGAGCCGCTCGACCGGACCTTCAAAGCAGATCCTTGAGAGCGGCGCGCCCAGCGAGTCGCCGAGGATGCGGTCCGCTTGTGCGAAGGTTTCGCGGGCGCCGTCCGACGCCTCGACCCAGGCGCGGCCCATGCCCACGACCTGCGCGCCCTGACCGGGACAGAGAATGATGGTGTTTTCCGCCATGTGATCCGTCTCACCTTTGTGTCTTCGGGAATCGCGCCGAGGAGAACCGTGGAGCGGCTAGAGGCGCCAGATGCTCGTGCCCCAGGTCATCCCGCCGCCCATCGCCACAAACGCGACGACGTCGCCGGCGCGCACGCGGCCGGCGTCGCGCAGTTCGTGCAGGCAGATGGGCACGCTGCCGGCGCTCGTATTGCCGTATCGATCGATGTTGACGTAGAAGCGGTCTTCCGGCATCGCGAGTCGTTTGCGCGTGGCTTCGATGATGCGGGCGTTGGACTGGTGGGCGATGATCATCGCCACCTCGTCCATCGCCACACCCGACTTCTTCAGTGCTTCCTCGAGCGCTTCAGGGAATTTCGTAACCGCGAACTTGAAGACCTCTCGGCCCTTCATCTGGAGGTACTCGAGTTTGGTTTCGTTCCAGTCCACGTCCGGCGGGACGTGCTCCTCGCGCGTGGGAATGTAGAGGTAGTCCCAGAGCGTGCCATCGGAGTACATCGATTGGAAGAGGCAGCCGCGCGAAGTATCGTCGGTGCGCCGCAGGATCGCGGCGCCGGCGCCATCGCCCGAGAGGACGCTGACTTTGCGATTGGTGTAGTCGGCGACGCGCGTGAGCGAGTCGGCGCCGATGAGAGCGATGGTGCGGTAGCCTCCCTGGCGGATGAGCGAGTCGCTGACGTTCAGGCCGTAGACGAATCCGCTGCAGGCGGCGGTGAGATCGAACGAGCCGGCGGGGACGGCGCCGATGCGGCCCGCGACGCGGCTGGCGGTGCTCGGGCAGGTCATGTCCGGCGTGCAGGTGGCGACGATGAGCAGGTCGAGGTCCTTGGCGGCCACGCCGGCGCGGCCCAGCGCCTGGCGCACGGCGGCTTCACACAGCGAGGTGACGTCTTCGCCGAGTTTCGGATCGCTGCGGTATCGCGTCTTGACGCCGGTGCGCTGGACGATCCACTCGTCGCTCGTGTCCATCATTTTCTCGAGATCGGCGTTGGTTAACGCCGTGCTCGGAACCGCCATGCCGGTGCTGAGAATCTCGACCCCGCACTGACCTGCGCTCACCCCACACCCACCTTAGTGTCGGCTTCGGCGATGCGCTTGACCAGCGCCTGGTTCACGCCCTGACTGACCATGTTGCGGCTCTTGAGTATCGCGTTAGTGATCGTGCGCGCTTCGGATGAGCCGTGGCAGATGATGCAGATGCCGTTGACGCCCAGCAGCGGCGCGCCGCCGTGCTCGTGGTAGTCGTGCAGCGCGTAAATGCGCTTCTGTACCGGCTTGAACCGTTCCACCAGGTTGGGATCGATCGCAGCAATTTCCCGCGCGATCGTGCGGAACAGGCCGGAAGCGAGACCCTCTGCAAGTTTGATCACGACGTTGCCCACGAAACCGTCCGTAACGACGACGTCGGCGGCGTGATCAAACAGCGACCGCCCTTCGACGTAGCCGACATAATTGAGATCGGGCGTGGCGCGAAGCAGGTCGCGCGTGGCCTTGATGATTCCCGTGCCCTTGCCCTCTTCGCCGCCGATGTTCATCATGGCGACGCGCGGGCTGGCGATGCCGAGCACCTCGCGGGCGTAGACCTCGCCCATGAGGCCGTACTGGGCCAGGTGCGATGCCCGGGGATCGGGATTGGCGCCGACGTCGCAGAGCACGACCGGCCCGCCGAACGTGGGGAGGATGACCGCGATGCCCGGCCGGTGCACGCCTGGCAGGCGGCGAAGCGACATCTGGGCCGCGGTGACGCAGGCGCCGGTGTTGCCTGCGGAGATGATGACATCGGCGCTGTCTTCGGCCCGGCGATGGGCCAGTTCGGACATGACGACGATCGAACTTCGAGGCTTGGAGCGGACCGCTTCGACGGGCTGCTCATCCATGCCGATCTCATCGGGCGCATCGACAACCCGCAAGCGCGGATCAGTGATGGCCGCGGCCGCAATGGCCTGACGGATGACGGCCTCCTTGCCGACGAGCAGGAGTTCATCACCGGGATCGAGTGATTTGAGGGCCGCGAACGCGCCGTCGAGGATGGCGCCTGGCGCGTGATCGCCGCCCATCACGTCGATGGCGATCCGCATGGTTTAGTCTTCCTCGGAAGTCTCAGTCTTCAACTGGAGACCGGGCCGAACGTACCCGCAGTTGGCGCAGGCGCAGTGCGGCAGTTTGTTCTCGCCGCAGTTGGGGCACAGCGTCGTGTGTTCGCCGCGCAGAGCGTGGTGGGCACGACGCCGGCGCTTGCGACCGGGTGAAGTTCGATGTGTGGGATGCATGACCGAAGGCCTCGCAAAGATCGGGTCAATGATAGCGCGGGGTTGTGCCGAATCCGGCCCGCGGACGGGCGCGGCCAACCAGCCGGCGGCCGCGTGAAAACGGCAAAAACACGTCCTCAAAGGTAGTTCGGATCGGTGATTCAGTCAAGGCGCGTGTTCGATGCCCACTTGACCCGCCGCCGCGAATCGGTACGCTTGAGTTCAGTCGGCCCGGCTTGCCCTGGCCCCCTGCCTCCCTAGCTCAGTTGGTAGAGCAGCTGACTCTTAATCAGCGGGTCGAAGGTTCGAGTCCTTCGGGGGGCATTGCCCTGCGCCCGATTCGGCGGCCCAGCCGGCCGGCGACGCGAGGCGAAACACCGCTTCGCGTGCAAGGGCCGGGAGCGCCGGCGACATTCACACCGGGGGCTGCCTTCGAACTCACCTGCGGGGCGCACAGGGCCGGGGCCTATCGTTCAATGATCGTACCAAACTCCCGTATCACCTCGCCGCAAGAGGGCTTTTCGACATTGTCCGATCACCCGGACCACGCGCTGCCCGCTGCTTTCGATCGCCAGGACTGCGGCGTCGATGCGCACTTCTCGACCGACTGGTGCTTCCGGCTGCGCTTTACGTTCGATGCCCTCTCGCCCGCCAACTCCCTGCTGGCTGACGCTTTCGATATCGACTCCGCCCTGCGCCGCGCGCGGGTGCTCGCGTTTGTCGATCAGGGCCTGGCGGACGTCTCGCCCTCTGTTGTCGATCGCATCGCGGCCTACGCCGAGGCCCACTCGGATCGTCTCGAACTCGTCGGGCGGCCGGTGCTGATCCCCGGCGGCGAGCGCGCCAAGAACGACCGCGCCATCTTCGATCGCGCGGTGGCGGCGATCCATGACGCCGGACTTTGCCGCCGTTCGTATGTGCTGGTCATCGGCGGCGGCGCGGTGCTCGACGTGGTGGGCTTTGCCGCGGCGGTGGCGCATCGCGGCGTACGACTCGTGCGAATGCCCAGCACCGTGCTTGCACAGGATGACTCGGGCGTTGGCGTCAAGAACGGCGTCAACGCGTTCGGCAAGAAGAACTTCCTTGGCACGTTTGCGCCGCCGTGGGCGGTCATTAACGACTTCAGCCTGCTCGCGACGCTGAGCGACCGCGACTGGTGCGCGGGGTTCAGCGAGTGCGTGAAAGTGGCGCTCGTGAAGGACGCGGGCTTTTTTGAGGAGTTGAGTGATGCGGCTCCACGGCTGGCCGCACGCGATGGCGATGCCGCGGCAGGCGTCATCCGGCGCTCGGCCGAACTGCACATGGCGCACATCGCCACCGGCGGCGATCCGTTCGAACTCACCGCGGCCCGGCCGCTCGATTTCGGCCACTGGGCCGCGCACAAGCTCGAGCAGATGACCGATTTCGAAATGCGCCACGGCGAAGCGGTGAGCATCGGTCTCGCACTCGATTCGACGTACTCCATGCTGCAGGGCTGGCTGAGCGAAGCGGACCTGCGCCGCATCGTGAGCGTACTTCAAACTCTCGGACTGCCGACCTTTCATCCTCATCTTCGGCGCACGGATGAGCTGCTCGCCGGGCTTGAAGAGTTCCGCGAGCACCTCGGCGGGCGGCTCACGCTTGCCATGCTGCGCGGCATCGGCGGCGCCTTTGACGTGCACGCGATGGACCGGGCCGTCCTGGCCGAGGCCATCGAGCGCCTCGCGGGCGAAGCAGGCGAAGCGCAGCGCTCGTAGAGTACATCTGGAACGCATCTCCCGAGACGAAGGAGGATCGCATGGCCACGGCAACGCCATCCTGCCCGGCGACGCGCTCGAAGGTGATCGAGCTTTATTTCATGGAACACCGCGCCAAGGTGCTCGACCTCGCGGCATTTCTCGATCGGCTTGACCGGGCATCCGACGATCTGGGGCATGAGGACTTTCGAGTCGCGGCACTCAAGGAAGCCATGCGCATCGTGCTCGACGGCAAGGGCGAACGGGCGAAGCGCGTGCTCGACCACTTCAGCGATCCGACCGACCAGCCGCTCGAGTCGGCTGCGGGAATGAAAGGCGCCTTTGGCGTCTATCCCGGCGTGAAGCGAGGCGCGCGATGACCTACATCGACCCGCACATTCACATGGTCTCGCGCACGACCGACGACTACCAGCGCATGGCGCAGGCGGGGTGCCTGGCCATCACGGAGCCGGCCTTCTGGGCGGGGTTCGACCGGTCGAGCCCGAGGGGTTTCTACGACTACTTCCGGCAGCTCACCGAATCTGAGCCGAGCCGGGCGGCGCAGTTCGGCATCCGCCACTTCACCTGGCTGTGCATCAATCCGAAGGAGGCCGAGGACCCGGGCTTAGCGCGCGAAGTGATGTCGCTCATTCCCGATTTTCTCGATCGGCCCAACGTGCTGGGCATCGGAGAGATCGGTCTGAACAAGAACAGCCGCAACGAACTTGAGATCTTCGAAGCGCACGTCGAACTAGCGGCGCAGCGGAACCAGCTCATTCTCGTGCACACGCCTCATCTCGAAGACAAGCGCAAGGGAACGCGGCTGATCATGGATGCCATCCGGCGCAACAGCCGGATCGACCCCGGTCGCGTGCTCATCGACCACGTGGAAGAGCACACGGTGCAGATGGTGCTCGACGCCGGCTTCTGGGCGGGAATGACGCTGTATCCCGACACGAAGTGCACGCCGCAGCGCGCGGCGGACATTTTCGAGATGTACGGCACGGAGCGGATCTGGATCAATTCGGCAGGCGACTGGGGGATCAGCGACCCGCTGGCGGTGCCCAAGTGCCAGGTGGAGTTGCGCCGGCGCGGTCATACGGAAGACCTGGTTCGGCGCGTATCGCTGCAGAATCCTCAGACGTTTCTGAGTCAATCGCCGAAATTCAAGGTCAATGAGCGCTGATCCGCTGCCAGCCAGGCGAGTTGGGTACTGCACCAACGTGCATCCCGGGCGGACGCTTGCTGAAACGCGCGATCAACTGGATCGACACGCCGTGGCCATCCGCGAGCAAATCGCACCCGACGGCGCACTGAATGTCGGCCTCTGGCTCTCAGCTGGTTCGGCATTGGAACTCGACTCCCCCGCCGACATCGATGCGTTCAAAGCATGGCTCGATGCGCGCCAATTGCGCGTATTCACGCTCAATGGCTTTCCCTACGGCGACTTTCACGACCCGGTTGTCAAGCATCGGGTCTACGAACCGTCCTGGAGCGATCCGCGCCGGCTTGTGTACACGCTCGAACTGGCGCGCATTCTCGCGTCGCTCATTGATGAGGGTGAGCACGCCGGCATATCGACGCTGCCGCTCGGCTGGCCGGGTGAGCCGTGCGCGGCTGTCGATGCCCAGGCGGCGGTTCATCAGTTGCGAATCGCCGCCGCCGAGTTGAACCGCATCGCCGGAGAGACCGGGCGGCTGGTTCATCTCGACATCGAGCCTGAGCCCGGCTGTATCTTCTCGACGAGCAGCGATTTCTGCCGATTCTACCGGCAGCAATTGCTCAGCGGCACGTGCGCCGCGGAGGAGCGGATCATCCGCCGCCACATCCGCGTGTGCCATGATGTCTGTCACGCCGCGGTCATGTTCGAGACGCAGCGGGAAGCGCTCAACCGCTATGCCGCGGAAGGCATCGCGATCGGCAAAGTGCAGGTCTCCAGCGCCATCGAGGCGACTGCTCCGGCCGACGATGAGGCGCGAGAGGATCTGATCCGATCTCTGCAGCCCTTCGCCGAAGATCGATACCTGCACCAGACGAGCATCCAGCGGGAAGGTATCCGGACATTCTTTGAAGATCTTCCCGCGGCGCTGGCGCAGCCGCCTTCCGGCAGAGCGGAGCGGTGGCGCATCCACTACCACGTGCCGATCAGTTCGGAACACATGGGGCCGCTGGGCACCACGCAGTCCGCCATCACCGAGTGTCTTCAACTGCTCGCAGAAGCGCCCGTGCGCGATCTCGAAATCGAAACGTACACGTGGGGTGTTCTGCCCGAGCGCGAGCGCCCCGGCAGCATTGCCGAGGGGATATCAGGCGAGATGAGGTGGCTGCTGGGCGAGCTGGATCGCCTGGGCATCGCGTGCGAGGCCGCGGCATGAACATCCGAGCCTGGCTGGAACTGATGCGGCTCTCCAACGCGCCGACGATTGTGAGCAATGTTCTCGTGGGCTGGGCGATCGGCCTGGCGGCGGGCGGCGACGGGGCGTGGTCCGGCGCGGCGCTGACGGCGCTGGCCATGCTGCTGCTCTACATCGGCGGCATGGCGTTCAACGACGTGATGGACGTTGAGATCGACAGGCGGCAGCGGCCGAGCCGGCCGATCCCATCCGGGCGCGTCACGCGCAGCGCTGCGGCGATGTTCGTGATGGCCTGCTTCCTCGCAGCGCTGGGCATTCTTGCCACCCAGGACCTGATGGCGCTCGCGTGGGGCTTTGTCCTCATGATCGCGATTGTTCTGTACGACATCATTCACGCGCGCACGGTGGTGTCGGTGGCGCTCATGGGCCTGTGCCGCGGCCTGGTCTATGTGACGGCGGCGATAGCGGCGGGCTGGTCGCCGCAGTGGAGCGAGCCGCTGCTTCTGCCTGTGGCGCTGATGACCTACGTGCTGAGCTTCTCGCTGGTGGCGCGTAGTGAGGCGGGAAGCGATCGCGTGAAGTTCGAGTCCATCATCGTGCTGCTGCCGATGTGCTCGGTTGTGTTCGGCGAATTCGTGTCGAGCAGTGCGCCGGCGTGGCTGACAATCCTCGGCCGCGCGGCGTTTCTCATCTGGACGCTCGGCGTGGCGATGTACGTGCAGCAGCCGCAACGGAACGTGGGCCGAGCCGTGGCGGGGTGGATCGCCGGCATCGCGCTGCTCGATCTGTATCATCTCACGCGGCTGGACCAGCCCGAAGCAGCTCTGGCCGCCGGTGCGTGCTTCCTGCTCACGCTGATCGGGCAGAAGTGGATCGCAGGAACCTGAGATGGCGCACTCGACTGCGGTAATCAACATCGTCGGATTGTCCGCATCGCTCGTCGGCGAGCACACGCCGCGCCTCAGCGCGTTTGCCGGCGCGGGGCGAACGCAGCGGCTCAGGCCGGTGCTGCCGGCGGTGACGTGCAGCGTACAGTCGAGCATGCTCACAGGTTTGCCGCCGCGCGAGCATGGCATCGTCGGCAACGGGTGGTATGACCGCACGCAGTGCGAAGTGCAGTTCTGGAAACAGTCGAACCGGCTCGTGGGCGGCGAGAAGGTGTGGGAGACGGCGCGGCGGCGCGATCCCTCCTTCACGTGCCTGAACATGTTCTGGTGGTACAACATGTACTCGTCGGCGGACTGGTCCGTCACGCCGCGGCCGCAATATCGCGCCGACGGGCAGAAGATCCCCGACTGCTACAGCCACCCGGCCGAGCTGCGCGACCTGCTTCAACGCCAACTCGGGCCGTTTCCGCTGTTCTCATTCTGGGGGCCGGGTGCGTCGATCGAGTCGAGCCGCTGGATCGCCCGCGCCACGCAACTGGCGTGGGAGAGGCACCAGCCGACGCTCACCCTCGTCTACCTCCCCCACCTCGATTACGCGCTGCAGAAGGTCGGGCCGAATCATGCGTCGATCCCGGGCGAGTTGCGCGCGATCGACGCCGCGGCCGGCGAACTGCTCGATTTCTTCACGCAGCGCGATGTGCGCGTGATGCTGCTGAGCGAATACGGCATTGAGCCGGTCGATGATGCCGTGCACATCAACCGCGTGCTGCGCGAGGCGGGCTGGCTGGCGGTGCGCGAAGAGAACGGTCGCGAACTGCTCGACGCCGGCGCGAGCCGGGCGTTTGCCGTGGCCGATCACCAGGTGGCGCACGTGTACGTGAACGACGAGGCGCTGCTAACCGAGGTACGAGGTGCGTGCGAGAGGACGCAGGGCGTGGCCGAGGTGCTCGACCGCGCCGCGCAGCGCGAAGCGGGTATCGACCATGCCCGAGCGGGTGAACTCGTGCTCGTGAGCGAAGCGCGGCGGTGGTTCAGTTACGACTACTGGCTGGATGACCGCCGGGCGCCGGACTTTGCGCGGACCGTGGACATTCACCGCAAGCCCGGCTACGACCCACTCGAGCTGTTCATCGACCCGGCGATCGCTCTGCCGAAGGCGCGCCTCGCGTGGAAACTGCTCCGCAAGAAGCTCGGCCAGCGCACACTGTTCGACGTGATCCCGCTCGACACGCGCCTCGTGCGCGGCTCACATGGCCGGGTGGATCAAGCGCCGGAGCATCAGCCGGTGCTCATCACGCAGCACGGAGCCTCGGATGCCGACGAACTCCGCTGCACCGCCGTACGCGATGTCATGCTGAGTCACTTGCAAGATTGAGCCGTTCACTTCGGCGTGGCCTCGCGCTGGATGCGGATGGATTCGACGGGAATCAGCGGGCCGGTGTTGATGCCCGGGCAAGTGCGGCCGGCGCGCTGCCAGTCGCGCGGGTGGCGGAGATTCTCGGGCCAGAAGGGCCAGGTGCGGCACTGCATCGGCCGGGCCCGGTAGATGCCGCACACCGCCTTGCCAGGGACGCTCGTGCGATCGAGAAACACGCAGTCGTAGCCGTGCTCGCCGGGCTGCTCGGTGAGTGAGCGCCGGCCGTGCAGTTGCCGCGTGTAGCGCGATTCGGTTTCCTGCTCACTCAGTCCCAGCGTCGCAGCGATGGCGCGGAGTTCATCATCACCCACCCACACGAAGCCCGTCGGCCCGGTGCAGCAGTTGCCGCACTGCGTGCACTCGAAGCGCAGGCCGTCGGCGTACCAGTCGGAAGAGATCGGGTGGACGTGGGTCATGTCGAATGGGCGCGCTCCGCTGCGCAAAGCCGCCGGTTCGCGGCTAACTCGATTCCTGGATGCCTCGATGCCTCGGTCCCTTGATGGCTGATCCAATCATTCGCCGGATGGGAACAGATTGCCCTGGCCTGGGACTTCGGTGCTGGCGCGCTCGCGCACATCCTGTGCTTCGTCGATGAGCTGGTCGAGGCCGTGAAACTCCTTGTAGACGCTGACGAAGCGCACATAGGCGACCTGGTTGAGTTTGCGCAGACGCTGGGCGACGCGCTCGCCGATGGTCAGCGCCGGCACTTCGCGCTCGAACTCGCGGTGCAGTTCCTCGTCGATCTCTTCGACGATCTGCGTCTTGGCCTGCGAAGCGATGGGCAGCTTGCCGCATGCGGACTCGATGCCGGCGAGGATCTTCTGCGGGTCAAAGGCCTGGCGGGTGCCATCGCGCTTGACGACCATGAGCCGGCCTGCGGTTTCGACGCGCTCGTAGGTGGTGAAGCGTTTGCCGCAGCGATTGCAGACGCGCCGGCGACGGATCGCCTTGCCGCCCTCGCTGGCGCGGCTGTCGATCACGCGGTCATCGTTGGCGGCACAGGCTGGACAGATCACCCCTCGGCTCCATGCAATATCTGGTGGGGCCGGAATCGGCGCCATCCTATGTTGTGGAGCCTGCCTGCGGAAGTCAAACGCATGCCGCAGCATCCGTCGGCCGGTCAGTCGGGGATGTCGGGCACTTCCACCTCGGACTTGTGGCTGACGACGAGGGTGTATTCGATGGTGGCGTCCTTGCCGCTGGCCGGCAACTCGACATCCCAGCGGAGCAGCCCGGAAGAACGCTGCCGCAGCCGATAGTGCTCATCGCGACTGACCGATGGCGAGATCGAAGTCGTCGAAACGGAGATGCGCTCATCGCGCGTCATGGGCGAGCGGTCCCACACCTCGACGGCGACGGTCTGGCCGGTTGAATTGCTCGCCTTGATGCGGTACTCGACAAGTGTTTCGCGCCCGTCGCCGAGCAGGCCGGTCGAGCGCGTGCGGGCGGATTGCTTGATGCGCTGGGCGCGCACGCGGTGGTCGGTGCCGAAGAAGAGTTCGAGCCGAGAGCCGGGCGCGACGTATGGAATGGTCGTCTCGCCGACGTACTCGCTGCCCAGAAAGAGCGATGCCGGGCCGGGCAGCCAGTGGATGCGGCTGGTGTTCTGCATCGTGCCGCGCAGAAAGGCGCTGTCTGAGATGACCGGTACGGCAACGTAGCGGAACTCGGGCCGCTCCCTGAACGTGCCCAGGCGCAGCCGCTGTGCGTGGGCTTCTCCGCTCGGGATCGTGATGGGCTGCGAAATGCGAAAGACGGTGAAGGGCGGCGAGCCAAGCGAGCCGGTCGAGGTGACCGTGCCGCCCTGGCCCACCAGTTGAGCGAGCGTCGCACGGCCGGCGAGCAGCGGCCCCGTCTCGCGCTGCTGACGGATGCTCATCGACGGTGACTCTCTCTCATTCGACTCGACGAGCCCCGGCGAGAGCGAGGGCGGTGAGGTGGGGTCGATAACCGGCTGCGTGGAATAGGCGAAGTTGACATCCTTCCACAATTCGCCGGTGTTCTGTTCCAGTTCGAGTTCGAGTTCCATGGTGGAGTGCGTGAGGTTCGCATCGGTGCGCACGTTGTATTGAACATGCGTCCGCACGCCCGAGGCAAGGTAGTTGAGTTGCACCTGCACGGCGGAGGACTCGCCCTCGGCGACGGAAATGCCCAGCAGGGCCGAGCGCTCCAGTGGCGGGCCGGTGGCTTCGTACTCGGTCCTTTCCAGCGTGAGGCGATCGACTTCGCCCTGGACGACGCGCTGCTCTTCAATGACGCCGCGCCGCCGCTCGAGCAGCGCGGCATTCTGCTCGGCGAGGTACTTGGAGACGCGGGTGATTTCTTCGAGATCGATCTTGCCCGAACCGACCTGCTCGCCGGACTGCTGGGCGGTACGTTCGGCGATGGCGTCGAGCAGGCTCTCCTCCTTGGCGATGACCTGCAGCTTTTCGTCGAGCATTGCCAGCGCTTTGCGCGCCTCGCCCAGCCGCGCAACCAGATCGGCCAGGCCGGCGCTGTAGGTCTCTACGTCCTCGCTCACTTCAAAGACCAGGCGCGTGACTTCGGCCCGGCCGCCGGCGTCGGCGCGGATCGAAGCCGGTTCGATGGTGGAAGGCAGTTCGGTGAAGCGCACTTCGTGCTGGCCGG
This sequence is a window from Phycisphaerales bacterium. Protein-coding genes within it:
- the nrdR gene encoding transcriptional repressor NrdR, which translates into the protein MICPACAANDDRVIDSRASEGGKAIRRRRVCNRCGKRFTTYERVETAGRLMVVKRDGTRQAFDPQKILAGIESACGKLPIASQAKTQIVEEIDEELHREFEREVPALTIGERVAQRLRKLNQVAYVRFVSVYKEFHGLDQLIDEAQDVRERASTEVPGQGNLFPSGE
- a CDS encoding mucoidy inhibitor MuiA family protein, whose product is MRSIPCRNSTFTLVLAALAAVFLGARAARDQTEPMETPGRIFAVTVHQDWASVTRVATFDLAAGQHEVRFTELPSTIEPASIRADAGGRAEVTRLVFEVSEDVETYSAGLADLVARLGEARKALAMLDEKLQVIAKEESLLDAIAERTAQQSGEQVGSGKIDLEEITRVSKYLAEQNAALLERRRGVIEEQRVVQGEVDRLTLERTEYEATGPPLERSALLGISVAEGESSAVQVQLNYLASGVRTHVQYNVRTDANLTHSTMELELELEQNTGELWKDVNFAYSTQPVIDPTSPPSLSPGLVESNERESPSMSIRQQRETGPLLAGRATLAQLVGQGGTVTSTGSLGSPPFTVFRISQPITIPSGEAHAQRLRLGTFRERPEFRYVAVPVISDSAFLRGTMQNTSRIHWLPGPASLFLGSEYVGETTIPYVAPGSRLELFFGTDHRVRAQRIKQSARTRSTGLLGDGRETLVEYRIKASNSTGQTVAVEVWDRSPMTRDERISVSTTSISPSVSRDEHYRLRQRSSGLLRWDVELPASGKDATIEYTLVVSHKSEVEVPDIPD